From Aegilops tauschii subsp. strangulata cultivar AL8/78 chromosome 5, Aet v6.0, whole genome shotgun sequence:
cgtgcgggcgcgcgtgTGTTTGCGGGTTGGGAGGGACGAGCGCGGCGAGCGGCTGGAGCGGGCGAGCAcggtgcgcgcgcgtgcgtgGGAGGGGAACAAGGCGGCAGAGGCGCGGTCGACGGGCGTGCGGGTTCGGGGCGCGGGCGCGCACAACGAGCAGGGGCGCAGCACGGGCGGGCGGCACGCACAGGGTGCGGCGAGCAGGAGCAGACGGGCGCTGGGGCGCTGCGCGTACGCGCGTGCGGCGGTGATGCATGGGGCAGAGGAGAAAGGGGGCGAGGAAGGTGCGGCTCACTGGGGCCGTAGGGATGTGGCAGCGGTGCGTGGGGAGGACGATGGGGACGACGGCGGCGtaggggaggcagtccggcgggggagagcgcgccggcgaggcggcggcgtcctGGCGCGGGGGAGGCgacggggccggggcggcggcgtccaGATCGGGACGGAGGGGAGTGGGGGAACGACGTGGGGGGGGGGAAGAGTGGGGCGACGGGGTAGGTTAGGGTTTGGTCGGGCGGTGGCCTAATAGGCCAGGGGCAGCAGgggggtgggccggctgggccgtccTGTCCTGcccagtggccagctgggccgagacccaatcgggggggggggttgtttcctttttgttttattttgtttttgcattttcttttatttattttctttcaccttttaatccattttaaaatacttaggcattttctaaaaaggagttttctccacaataattaccagtgtattatttggcacccaccgaacatttttgttttgatgtttgaaaacttttatcgtttgatttaattttaaatttgaatttgactcCGTTTCGAAATGctgcgagattagcaacagtaacggaggtgacgtggcaaaattagcgtgagattactgtagcatgattatccgggcgttacaagcTGTTCCGGGAGGCGCGGGGCGACGCGTCCTACAACCTCCAGCTCTTCTAGGAGCACTAGCAGTCGGAGGAGCAACTCGTCGCCAGCAGCGCGATCGCACTGGACGCGGACGTGGCAGAGCAGCTGGCGCTGCTCGAGTCCTACCGCACCACCCGCGAGATCCGCTTGACCGCTTGCGGTACCGTCAGCGTCAGGCGGAACTAGAGGCCGCCACAAGGAGTTCAACGAGACGGTGGACGAGCTGTGGGGCAAGAGCGACAACGAGAAGAACATCGCCAAGGTCGAGCCCCGCCGCCACGACCATGAAGCCGGCACGTCCGCGGGCGCTGCCGCGGCGAGGAAGTGTAGTGcgtggtaggtcgccgccgcttgggtcctaGGAAGGCCACCGCTCATTCCCACCGCCCGAAGCCAAGCTTGGCCGACTGATATTCGTCGACCAATTAGTCGCCCAGGTTGCGGTAGCGGACGTTGCGGAGGCAGAGCTGGAGAGCGCCGAGGTGAAACTGGAGAAGGCGAAGGCAAGTACCGGAGCTTCAGTTCTCGGGGCTCATGGCCGGACAAGGGGAAAGGGCGTCGGCGATCATTTAGATTAGCTTTAGAATAGAAGTATGTCCGAAATTATACCTCGAGAGTCGAAAGAGCTCAGCTTTTAGTTGAAGTATGtccgaaatgtaatgaattttgtCTGGTTTATATGAAATCTGTTGTGTTTGCATGAATCTCTCCCGAATTTGGATGAAATCCGCCCGGTTTTGcttgaatttcgtccggttagtttgAACAGTTAATGAAATGTATGCTGACACCGTGGACCGCCTCCGACATCATTACCCCTGGACTGGCCCTGTACACGGATAGATGTCGGATCAATTTAAGGGCCAGCATTGGAGATGCCCTCAGCAGTGGGACAATGTTGACCGGGGCCTACCGCGAAGGCCTCGACGGTAGCCCATCTATTTCTATtccaatataaaaagacccaaaaGGACAGATCCAATTAATCTCGTCCATTAAATtatgtcaatccaacgacctcgattgtttcaatgtcgagcgctcaacacgtttagcgtgcagttaatttcatgccaaaaatattGTTAATCATATAATAACACGTAAATAATATTCTACTTAATATTCGTATGCACTTAATATACTCCCGCGCTAGTGTGGACGAGGTTGGAGCTGGACCAATCCGGTCAAGCACGCGCGCGGGACGGCGGACCACACGAACACAAAATCCATGGACCGATCAGACTCGCCGCGCGCCTGCCCGCTGGTCAGCAGAGGCTGCGGCCAGCCGTACCACCACGGCTCTCCCTACGTGGCCAGCCACAGATATTTAGGCGCGGGAGCAGGAGATCTTTTCCTGGCCGATCGACGGGTCGATCGTCGCTGCCGTATCTTTATCACGCCTCTCCTTTTTCTACCCCCGCCACATGCGTTCGGTCCGTGGCCGGGATCGCCCGGCCGGTCGCCGTCTCCGCCGCGTGTGTGTGCACCCTTTCTCTTTTCGATAAAAACTCCGCGGCTGTGCCGTGCCGGGTCGTGCGAACATGGATCGAACATTCTTGGCGGAGAAATATAAACAAGTGGTGGAACGAGAGGCGGCCACTGGCGCCAGCCAGCCAGCCCGCCCGCGCGCGATCCACGGACGCAAACGTGGACGAGAAGATTAGGATACTGTTAGAGGAGAGCCAGTGCAGGTTTTTCTCCGGCGAGGAGCAACTTGCAGCGAGGGAGCGAGATCGAGCCAACCATCCAGGGAAGGGAAAATATCTGTGTCGCAGCGGCAGTTCTCGGGTTGAGCTGTTGGCAACTTGGCAAGCAACTTGTATAGGTTGAGAAAATATCTTGGACGGTTTGGTAATTAAATATCTTCGTGGGTTTCAGGTACGCTGTACACTGTTCCAGCCACTGGATTAGATATGTGTATATAAATCCATCCGGCCTGCTCTACTTGGTGGCTTCTGGAACAAACCTAGGGCCAGCCAATGGTTTCGCAATGGGTGGCCGTTGTTTGTTGCACCGTCGGTGTCAGTCTTGAATGCCTCGCCTTGGGCGTGGTTGGCAACTTGGCAAGCtagccagccagccagcagatATGTCACCGGCTCAGTTCATCTAGTGCAATCTTCCTGAAGTTTCCTGAGGTTGTTCATGTACAGTTATATGCCGTACATGTGTGATGTGTCCCCCGCAGTGTGAAATACTCTCTCCATCCTAAAATAAGTACTAAACTTGAGACATTTAGATTAGAGCCGAGGAAGTATAATTTTGGTAGTTTCTCGCACTGTGATTACACCAAGTACTGTATTAAGGAAAGTTTTTGGGTGAGTATCACTGTGCATTTTCCTTTCGTCAGAAGAAAGACATTTTGTTTTAGAAAAATGGAAGATATTGCCTTCGGTTTAAGTTCAACTGTTGGCATGGCAGTTGCAACTGGTTCAGAAAATATCTTCAAGTTACTGTTCCATGGATTAGAGAACGGGTTAACTTTTCACAATAGGTGGTCATTGGTTGTTGCACTGTCCATGTCGGTGTCGCTCTTGTGCGTGGTTTGTCACCGACTTAGCTGATCTAGTGCAATCGTCCTAATGATGTGCAGGCGCACAGCTGTATGGCGTACCTGTATTCATGTACAATATCAGTTTACGTTTGAAGCCTTGGTTGCTATAATCCACCTCTCATCCTTTTTTGGCGCACAAAAAGGAGTTTATTCAATGTTTATAAAGTTACAATTGGGAGGCTAAAGTTTCTCAATATATGGTGCTCCTTGGTGCAACCACACAGATGTGGTTCACTCTGTACGACTATAATTTGCCAACTGATTGGTCGCTTTATACTCTATTCTGGTTCCTACTAAGTTTTTATGGAACAAACTTCCTAATATTCATCATAGCATGGATCTCCTGAATAAAATGCCCATAAGCCGAGCTTACGGTGTTATGGTGGTGTAGCAAATAAAGTCTCTTATAGTTTTCTTAATGaaaaattggggggggggggggggggaccccttttcatcaaaaaataaataaatacgCCGAGCGTACTATTCTATCACTAGCACGGTTGATCCAGGGAAACACTAGCTCTAGGTCTGGAATACAAATTTCTACTGGTGACTCTGAAAGTTGTATTTTTTTTAAACTTGTAAATGAAGCAAGTATTTTTTTTTCAAGTGTGGCATGAGTAGTGCATTTTCTTACCGCAaaagaaaaatatatttctaAAGAATGATAGATATTGGCATATTGCCGTCGGCTGAGGTTCAGCCGTTGGCATCCATAAAAGTTGTAGATTCAGAAAATATCATCACGTTACTATTCCCTACATCAGATAATTTGCATATATGTATATCTGGCGAACCATTTGCTGCCTTGTGGCTTAGCCCGTGTGTttttgtgtgtattttgcataaGATCTAGTGGTTTCACAATAGGTGGCCATTTTTTTCCGTTGTTTGTTGCCCTGTCAGTGTGGCTCTTGTGGATGGTTGGCAATTTGGCGAGCTAAACATCAGCTACTGTTGTCACCGACGCGCTGATATAGTGGAATCTTTCTAAATGTATTATGCTTTTTAGCAAATCATTTGTTTATGAATTATTAGGCAATGTACATTACATTGAACAATCCAGGAAAAAAACAAATGACAGTTTCTCAAATTAAAATAAAACTTGCATAAGAGTTTTTTAAGTCGTCATATGTAGCTTCATCTTTTGAATCTCGACATTTCATACAAGTGACGGACAAGAAACTACATCTTGCCCCGCTCTGGTGAGGAAGGGGGGATAATGACGGTACGCCTTTGGCTCACTCGAGTGCTTGTAGTCATCGCTAGGTGATCTACATGCCTAAATGTACTTTTTGTTATTTCAGTTGTTTCTTGTACCGTCATGACAGATGATGAATATATTGGAAGTTTTCCCGAAAAAAAGGGAAAGTTAAGACAAGCTCAAATAACCTTGAAGATTTTCAAGAGCTACTTGAATATCCCAACACAATAGGAAATCACTTAAGGTCGCTGGACCCATTGTAGTTTGGAGGCAAGCCGTTGAACCATTGACTCATCATTTTACTATTGATAAGGAAGACCGGAAGAACACAAAAGAACGAAAATGGGAGAACTCTGGCTGAAACACAGTGGTACTATCATTGTCGCCACCATTACGATGATCTGCGAGATAGACGTCCTTTGATCCGTAGGACCAAAATACCATAGCTTCTCAGTTGTTGGACGCGTCGGCACGGCCGACCGCACAACAATAAGAATATAATTGTGAGACTTTTTTGGTTTGTGGTTTTATTTATCCACTCCTCAACATCAAATTGACCGTCGAAGGCGAGAAGAACCTGTAGCAATAGAAATGGAAGGTTGATTCACTGGTCGACAGCCGACGGCTGGGGTTTCTTCATGTTTTTTCTGTGGCTAGAGtgttttttggttttcttttcatgttttttgtttttgttttttgcttccatttttattttttgtttatacttccaaatattctaaaatttaaaaaatgttaatttAGCATTTCAAAAATGTGAAATGTGTATAAAAAAGTTTCTCGTGCTACGAAAAATGTGTGTGAAAAAAGTTGGTCATGTATTTTTAAAAATTTAATCaagtattttaaaaaatgttggtCATGTAtcaaaaaaatgttaatcatatattttaaaaatgttaaacatgtataaatAAAATCCTGATATACcgaaaatgtacaatgtgtatgaaaaaagtaGTCATTGGACacaaatttcagaaaatgttaatcatttttttaaatgttacaaaaaatgttcctgatgtatGAATAAAATGTAGAACATGTATTAAAGAAAACATAAAACATTCAATTTATAAAAGAATTATCGCGTATAAATTTTTTTAGTAATCTATTAAAAAATGTTCCTGatatatacaaaaaatgtacaatgtgtatgaaaaaagtagtcatcaaacataattaaaaaaatgttaatcttaTATTTTTATAAATTTTATACAAGTATAAATAAATGTTCTTGATGTATGCGTAAAATGTACACATGTGTATGAAAAATGTAGACATGTGTTGAAGAATAAAAGAAAAAACGAAGAAAGACGAGATATGGGGAATCTCGAATGGGCCATGGCTGAAGCCTTAAGACTACTCAAGATGGGCCATATCCGTCACTGGACTAATTTCTCGATTCCAAAATAGGCTCACGTTGCTATATGGCAACTAGTCCTGGCCATCTCAGGCCCGGCCCTGTCGGCCCACCCAGGCCCGGCCCTAAAATCCAGGGCCTAGGCCCGATGGGCTTGCCcgtgggccgggcttgggcctgagTTATGAGCCCACCAGCAGGGCCTGCACGGGCTTGGGCTTGGCATATTGGCATTTTAAGGAAGAGGCCCGGCCCTAAGCCCTAAGCCCTAAAGGCTTTTCAGGGCTTTTACCagatgggccgggcttgggcttgaAAAGTAGGTCCGATGGGAGGGCCTGGGCCTCAGTTTTCTGCCATGGGCTTTTTCAGGCccggcccaagcccggcccggcccggcccatgGCCAGATATAATGGCAACTGACTTCCGCAGCAGCCCGGTTCTTCGCTCCATCTCGCCGCCCCCCCCCCGCTGCCCGTTGAGATCGGCGACATGGTAGCGGCGCCGATGCCcccgtcgccgccggcgatctcgCCGGCGCGGCTGCACAAGCTGGTGACCGCGCAGGCGGACCCGCTCCTGGCGCTCGAGCTCGTCAACGTCACCTCCCCGACCACCACGCCGCACCCGGCCACCCTCCACGCGCTCCTCCTCGGCCTCTCCCGCCGCCGCGACCACCTCCCCCACGCGCTCGCCCTGCTCCGCCGCCTCCCGTCCCCGCCCTCCCCGCGGCTCCTCCTCCCGCTGCTCCTCTCCgtcctccgcctccgccgcccgcccCACCTCTTCCTGTCCACCTTCAACACCCTCTTCGTCGCCGGCCCCAGCCCCCTGTCGCTCCACCCGCAgcttctcctccgcctcctctccgCCCTCTCCTCCACCGCCGCCTACTTCCCCTCCGCGCTCCACCTCCTCCGGCTCGTCTCCTCGCGCCTCCCCCTGCCGGCGCCGCTCGTCCTCGCCTCTCACAACCTGCTCATCGAGGCCGCCGCCCGCTCCGGCCACCTCGCCGTGTCCCTCTCGCTCTTCCACCGCCTGCGCTCCCTCCACGTGTCGCCAGACGCCCACACCTACCGCATGCTTACCCAGTCGCTCTGCCGCCGCGGCCAGGTCCGCACTGCCACTACCCTGCTCGATGAAATGCTGCACAGGGGCATCCCTGCCGATCCTCTGGCATACACCACCGTGCTCAACGCCCTCTGCCGCAAGAAGCAGCTCCGCGAGGCCTACCGATTGCTGTGCCTCATGCGAGGCCGCGGGGTCTCGCCTGACATTGTGCACTACAACACCGTCATCGTCGGAATGTGCCGTGAGGGGCGGCCACTGGATGCCTGCAAGGTGATCGGTGATATGACGGATAGTGGCTGCATACCGAATGCAGCGTCGTATGCAGCGGTGGTGAATGGGTTGTGCGTGAGTGGGTTGTTTGACAAGGCAGAGACATACTTGGAAGATATGATGGGTAAGGGGATTGTACCACATTTTTCGGTGTTCCATTCGGTGATCAAGGGGTGTTGCACAGTGGGAAAGGTAGAGGAGGCTGCTAGGATGATGAGTCGGATGCTTGATCTTGGGATGCCTCCACATGTTGAGACATGGAGTTCAGTGATCAGCAGTATTTGTAATGACGAGGACTATGTTGAGGTGATTTTGTTGCAAATGATGAAAGGAAGGGGGCGCTGCCCGAACACGATCTCGGGGAGTACCTTGTGATGATGTTGCGTGGTGTGGTGACAGAGATTTAAGAAGCAATCAATTTGTAGTTTCTCATTTTTGGTGATGATATAAACAATCAGCCTTGCTGAAAACAAAATGATACAGTGCAAAACATGGACCAAGAAGGCATATTTTCTGTCAAAACGCAACTGCCGGAGAAAGCAACTTGttttgcaaaggtgagatctctGTACTTGAAGCCAGAACAGACAGAAAAGATAGTGCCATACTACTTGGTTGCAAGGTGCGCAAACTGCAAAGTAGGCGTGGAGCTCATAGTTGAGGAAACAGAGGCTGTCAACCAGTTGGAGTCAAGATCAAGATGCACAGGATCAAGATGCATAGAGTCCATCCTAGTACCTGGTGTGTTGACCTGCTGGATACGGCGTTCTGCTCAAAGGAAGATAGTGGGGCTATATTATGTGCGATGTGGTCCAGTTGGACAGTATGGAACGGTTGTCACGACGGCGAAGTCCCAATGAAATTAACCTCTGCATGCAGGTGGGCTTGAGATGTTGCTGCAGATCTACTGCATTCAAAGAGAAACAACATGGATCAAGAGAGACAAAAGATGAACTCTAAATGGCACCCTCCTGCCCCTGTAGCCGTTAAACTGAATGTTGATGCTGCGTTCAAGGCAACTGATAACCAGGGGGCTACTGTAGTTGTTATTAGAGATGAAAATGGCAGCCTCATTGCAGCTTGATGTTCCTGGTATGATTCCACTCCTGTTGTGTTGACTGCTGAAGCCTGTGTTTGTGGAGATGGAGCAGCGCTGATGCCTGAGATCTGAATAGGTGCACAGATGCTTTCACTTTTGCGTTCAGCAGCGGAAAACACAAATGCTTTCATTTTTGCTGCTGCTGTCGATGATGCTCATTTACTGCAACTTATTGTAGAATCGAGTTAGGACAGAGACGTGACAGTTTCAAAAGTAAACAACCCTTGTAGCTAGGTTGATGTTGTTTCTCAAGGTCAGTAGCAAAATACTACCGCTGTCCCAAAATTGAagtgcaaaaacgtcttatattttgagaCGGAGGTAGTACATACTTTACCTGTTAAGCATGAGCATGCACATCCTTGCAACCAAGGGAATGGAAGGGTATATAGCATTTATTTTAGGGAAGGGTATAATAgcattttttttttgcggggaaggGTATATAGCATTGATACAACATAGCGTAGAGAGTGGGGCGGTGGGGAGGGAATACGCGAGTGGTTTTTCTACCATGCATGAGATGTTGCTTTGAGATTCATGCTGCCTTCTTTTGGTTGAGCAAAATTTGTCTTGTTTTAACATAATATAACACTCTCAAACGAGAGAAAATTTGTCAAACCGAGAAAACACAACACGAATGAGAGAGAGGAGGACAAGGAAAGGCCCCAACCTCCTGCCACTCCACGGGATGCACACAAATAACGGCTTCCTGCTTTCCTTTGCTCTTCGTCTTTTTGCCTTGTGGTTGTGGCCCTGACCCTGCAACAACACAACTGAGCCTAAGCAACAAGCTAGCCAGTCTCATGGTGAGCTCAAAGGTGCGATAGCAAACTAAAGAAGATCTCCCACAAGAGATGACCTCAAAGGCCTGCTTTCCCCTAACCATAACCCAGTAagcctctctgttctcttctcaTTTGCCCCACCTCTCCCTCACTCGGCGGCGGCTACTCCCCGCCCACAACACCGTCCTCGCTCCTCCAGTCCTCCCTAAGCATGGTGCCGCCGCCCGTCCCTCCTCACCCTAGCGCCGTGTCACCGGCCACCCTCACTCCTTCCCAGGCGCCGCCACATCTTCCCCCGCTCTTCTCCCTGCGACAGCAAGGAAGTGCACCGGCTGCCGTTAGCCGCCCCTCCTCACCCGTCATGCCGCCAGATGCCCCCAGTCCTCCCCAGGCGCCGGCTCTTCTTGCTCCTCCCCTCCCCCGCGACGCACCGCCCGCCGCCGGCCGATAATACTGGAAGAATTCCTCTTTGACTGATAGGTACCGTAGCTGGTATTCTTGTGATTGGTTTAATAGGTGTTTTTCTTTTACGGTTCGTATTCCCGCCCCCTCCTCGCCTTAGTGGCACACCGCGAGCCACCCTCACTCCTCCACAAGCGTCGCCCCTTCGTGATccctcctcccccacgccgacAAGGAAGCTCGACTACCGCCGCCGCCGGGGCACCACGACCGTCGGTAGCCAGCCATCCCTTGTAGTGCCTGGCCGTAGTGCCAGCTGTGCTAGCGGGTCAGGGTGGCATGATAAAAATGCCATAGTGTCAGGCCTAGGCCAGCAGTTCGGCATGTAGTGCCGGCTTGACCCGGCACGAAAAAGCCATCGGGCCTAATAGTGCTGGGCCTAGTCGGGCCGAACCAAATCGGGCTAGTATCGGGCGGCCCATGTAGCGATCTATAGGAGGGACTACAATCCATCTATCTCAACTTTGATCAAATATATAAACGAATTAATATTACTAGCAAAacggcccgtgcgttgcaacgggagaaaaaaaatcataatatCCAATGGCCATGACCACATTTTGCTGCATCACTGAGATACATTATCACTCTCATTTTTGTGAAATCGTGAACAGTTTttgaaaatcatgaacattttttaaactcGTGCACATATATGaaatcgtgaacatttttcaaattcctTATGAGTTCTCTTTCTCGTGAGGTACTTGCCCAGGTTGTAACGCTGCAGACACCGGCCGAAATATGGAAAGCAATCCATGACACTTTCGCCGCCCAGAACCAAGCGCAAGAGATCAACACCAGAATCGCCTTGGCCAACCTTCACAAGGGGAACTCGAGCATGGTGGACTACCTCGCCAAGATCAAGAGTCTGGCAGATGAGATCGCCACCACCGGTACTCCTCTAAAGGATACataagggggtgtttggttcagaagtcctaggactttttttagtcccagggactaatcaaaaaagactctctagtagagtctttttctagtccctgtagaaaaagtccctcccgtttggttcctagggactttttagggactttttctagtctctgggactaaaaagtccctgaaccaaacaccccctaagTAAACTCCTACATCCTCAAGGGTCTAGATCTCGAGTACAACTCGGTGGTCACGGCCCTCGCTACCCGCGTCGAGCCGGTCTCCAGGCCGGAACTCTATAGCCAGTTGATAAGCTTCGAGGCTCGGATCAATCTCCTTCAAGGTATGAACACCCGGCAGTCTTCTGTCAACAACGTGTCTCGTGGCCGCGGCGGTGGCAACCGAGGCCGTGGTTACCAGGGGCGTGACCGCAACAGTGGTGGGCGTGGGCGCGCCAATAACAATGGCCCACGCCCCAACAGCAGCAACTACTACAACATGTCCTCCTCCAGCCGTAACCGTAGGCCTCGGTGTCAGCTTTGTAAGAAGCTAGGGCACGAGGTCATGGATTGTTGGTATCGTTATGATGAGAATTATGTTCCCGATGAGCGCCATGCAGCGGCTGCACTCAGGGAGCAAGGAGGAGAAGGAGACACCATGTGGTACGCCGACTCTGGGGCGATCGATGACATCACAAGCGAGCTTGAGAAGCTTTCCTTCCGAGAGAAATATTAGGGCAACGATCAAGTGAACACCGCCGCAAACGGTGGAGGTATGAAAATTTCTCACATTGGTCAATCATCAATTAGTTCCCCTATTTCCAAACATGATCTTCTGTTGAAAGATGTTCTTCATGTTCCACAAGCCAATAAAAATCTTGCATCCATGTCTCGCTTAACAGCCGATAACAATGTCTTCTTTGAAACTCATCCTGAATATTTTCTTATAAAGGATCGGGAAACGAGGGAACTCCTCCATCACGGTAGATGCATTGGCGGACTCTACCCCATCATATCAGGAGCATTTAGTCGAAGTCGACATCGTCGTCAAGTCTATTCCGTCATCAAGCCCTCTCTGGCAAGATGGCATCAAAGATTAGGGCATCCTTCACTAGTCATAATTGAGCAAGTAGTTAATAAAGGCAATCTTCCTTTGTCAGGTAGTGAAAATAAAGAGTCTGTTTGTGATGCTTGTCAATGTGCAAAGAGTCATCAACTCCCCCATCCTCGATCAAATAGTGTGTCTCATCCTCCTTTAGAACTTATTTTTAGTGATGTATGGGGTCATGCAAGAGATTCTTTTGGAAGAAAAAAGTATTATGTTAGCTTTATTGATGACTACAGTAAATTCACTTGGATATATCTGCTAGAATTCAAATCTGAAGTTTATTCCGTCTTCCAAGAATTTCAAAAATTTGTTGAACGTCACTTTGACAGAAAAATTCTTACAGTCCAAAGTGACTGGGGAGGTGAATACGTGAAGCTCAATTCCTTCTTCCGTGACATAGGCATTGAACATCATGTCTCTTGTCCTCCAATGGCATCTGTGCCAGATAACGGGCCGTCAGCGCCGGCGGGTCCAGGATCTGCTGTGGCGCCCGGATCTTCTGCAGATGAATCTTCTCCTGAAATTTCTGCATCCCCAAGATCTTCTGTGGCCAGGACTGCGGTTCCCTCTTGTGGAACAGAAATTCCACAACGGACTACAAGGTCGCAAACTGGTGTTTTCAAGGCGAAAGAATACAAAGATGGTACAATAAGGTACGACAGCCGTAAACATGCGTTTCTTACTAGTACCGGTGAGCCTACACATTTATATGATGCTCTTGATCATAAAGAATGGAAAGAGGCTATGGATAGTGAATATCAAGCACTCATGAAAAATAAAACTTAGCACCTAGTACCACCAGAAAAGGGAAAGAATGTGATTGACTGCAAATGGGTTTACAAAATTAAAAGGAAATCAGATGGAACCATAGACAGGTGCAAGGCTAGATTAGTTGCAAGAGGTTTTAAACAAAGATTTGGTATTGACTATGAGGATACTTTTAGCCTGTTGTTAAAGTAGCTACTATTAGACTTGTACTGTCTATTGCTATTTTCAGAGGGTGGAGCTTAAGACAGTTAGATGTTCAGAATGCGTTTCTTCATGGTGTTCTTGAGGAAGAAGTGTTTATGCGgcaactgagggagtcctggattaaggggtcctcggcgtccggcctatgtgacgtgggccggacagttgggccatgaagatacaagatagaagacttcctcccgtgtccggatgggactctcctttgcgtagatggcaagcttggcgtccggacatgaagattccttcctatgtaaaccgactctgtacaaccctaggcccctacggtgtctatataaaccggagtgTTTAGGCCGTAGAGGCGATCATAAtcagacaggctagacttctagggtttagctattacgatctcgtggtagatcaactcttgtaatcctcatattcatcaagaacaatcaagcaggaagtagggtattacctccatcaagagggcccgaacctgggtaaacatcgtgtcccccgtctcctgttaccatcaaccttagacgcacagttcgggaccccctacccgagatccgccggttttgactccgacattggtgctttcattgagagttccgctgtgacgtcgaagacaggattgatggctcgccttgttatcaaggacagtatcacctcCGGAAGAGCCCTGGCTTCAGGCCagaccctccggctgggcggctttaccatggcCGCCCGTTCGGCTGTCAAGCCAATGATGACTTCTCAGGTCATCGAAAATCGTCTCCGTATTGACTCTGAgtactccaagcagatggatc
This genomic window contains:
- the LOC109778148 gene encoding uncharacterized protein, encoding MVAAPMPPSPPAISPARLHKLVTAQADPLLALELVNVTSPTTTPHPATLHALLLGLSRRRDHLPHALALLRRLPSPPSPRLLLPLLLSVLRLRRPPHLFLSTFNTLFVAGPSPLSLHPQLLLRLLSALSSTAAYFPSALHLLRLVSSRLPLPAPLVLASHNLLIEAAARSGHLAVSLSLFHRLRSLHVSPDAHTYRMLTQSLCRRGQVRTATTLLDEMLHRGIPADPLAYTTVLNALCRKKQLREAYRLLCLMRGRGVSPDIVHYNTVIVGMCREGRPLDACKVIGDMTDSGCIPNAASYAAVVNGLCVSGLFDKAETYLEDMMGKGIVPHFSVFHSVIKGCCTVGKVEEAARMMSRMLDLGMPPHVETWSSVISSICNDEDYVEVILLQMMKGRGRCPNTISGSTL